Proteins from a genomic interval of Capsicum annuum cultivar UCD-10X-F1 chromosome 4, UCD10Xv1.1, whole genome shotgun sequence:
- the LOC107869901 gene encoding peroxidase 40, with protein sequence MASFYLASFCTMVLIKFASGNVVPNKSEETCIDGVTIVLSFGLYQNSCPEAEAIVFSWVESVVSQDRRMAASLLRLHFHDCFVNGCDASVLLDDTPNFTGEKTAAPNLNSLRGFEVIDSIKADLEYACPQTVSCADILAIAARDSVVLSGGMGWEVQMGRKDSITASKTAASNNIPGPNSNVANLISTFQNLGLSRQDMVTLSGAHTIGKARCATFSSRLNNNNNVGISNSEMNLEFLQSLQQLCSANSNATLANLDDMTPSTFDNQYYVNLLSGKGLLASDQVLATGDDNTREIVQNYVDDPSAFFEEFKNSMLKMGSLAPPTGTNSEIRVNCRVVNQVNY encoded by the exons ATGGCTTCCTTCTACTTAGCTTCTTTCTGCACAATGGTACTGATCAAGTTTGCAAGCGGAAATGTTGTTCCAAACAAGTCGGAGGAAACATGCATCGATGGTGTAACCATCGTGTTAAGTTTTGGTTTGTACCAAAACAGCTGTCCGGAAGCTGAAGCTATCGTCTTTTCATGGGTGGAAAGTGTCGTGTCTCAAGACCGCAGAATGGCTGCTTCTTTGCTTCGTCTTCATTTCCACGACTGTTTTGTTAAT GGTTGTGACGCGTCAGTACTGCTGGACGATACCCCTAACTTTACCGGAGAGAAAACAGCTGCACCAAACTTGAACTCGTTAAGGGGATTTGAAGTGATCGATTCCATCAAAGCTGATCTAGAATACGCTTGTCCACAGACTGTATCTTGCGCTGATATTCTTGCTATCGCTGCTAGAGACTCCGTTGTCCTG TCAGGAGGCATGGGGTGGGAAGTGCAAATGGGGAGAAAGGACAGTATAACAGCAAGCAAAACGGCAGCAAGTAATAACATACCGGGACCAAACTCTAACGTAGCCAACCTTATTTCGACATTTCAAAATCTTGGTCTTTCTCGTCAAGACATGGTGACTCTCTCCGGTGCACATACAATAGGGAAGGCTAGATGTGCTACATTTAGCTCGAGgctaaacaacaacaataacgtAGGTATTAGCAATTCAGAAATGAACCTGGAATTCTTACAGTCACTGCAACAGCTCTGCTCAGCTAACAGTAACGCTACGCTAGCAAATCTTGACGACATGACTCCATCAACCTTCGATAACCAGTACTACGTTAATCTTCTCTCCGGGAAAGGCTTGCTTGCTTCTGACCAAGTCCTAGCAACTGGAGATGACAACACTAGAGAAATTGTCCAGAATTATGTCGACGATCCATCTGCATTTTTCGAGGAGTTTAAAAACTCCATGCTGAAAATGGGAAGCTTAGCACCACCAACAGGAACAAATAGCGAAATCCGCGTTAACTGTAGGGTTGTTAATCAAGTTAATTATTAG
- the LOC124897681 gene encoding agamous-like MADS-box protein AGL29, whose protein sequence is MELEYPIALATCDYMICCSLFICFRKMNQTIDNNLKAISNRTSKNSIGYSTFSKRRSGLYKKASQLVRENDVDLGIVLTSPTDKVYAFVHPTSNAVIDRFINLKTDFGDRFVAENSRDKVNQLNDRLNEFDKREEIAKESLLALNEMDKTREKSLGVHRSVKCR, encoded by the exons ATGGAATTAGAGTATCCTATCGCGCTTGCAACGTGTGATTATATGATTTGCTGTTCGTTGTTTATCTGTTTTCGAAAAATGAACCAAACAATCGACAACAACCTAAAGGCGATATCCAACAG GACATCGAAAAATTCCATTGGATATTCTACATTCTCTAAGCGACGTTCTGGCTTATATAAAAAAGCTAGTCAACTCGTCAGAGAAAATGATGTCGATCTTGGTATCGTTCTAACTTCACCAACCGATAAAGTATACGCTTTTGTCCACCCAACTTCTAATGCAGTTATTGATCGTTTTATAAACTTGAAAACAGATTTTGGTGATCGATTTGTTGCAGAAAATTCACGTGATAAAGTGAATCAACTCAATGATAGGCTAAATGAATTtgataaaagagaagaaattgCAAAAGAGAGCCTTCTTGCTTTAAATGAAATGGATAAAACTAGAGAGAAATCGCTGGGAGTTCATCGATCAGTTAAATGCAGATGA